AAGGACGAGACCGGTTCGGTACGTGTCTCGTCTTCACACGAGGTTCTCGCCGAGTTCCGTGAGTACGAGAGAGCCTCGACGACAGCCCTCGACGCCTACGTCTCTCCCGTAATCGACAGCTACCTCACACGTCTCTCGGAGAGAACGTCGGAGATCGGCATACCCGATCCTGAGGTGATGCAGTCGAACGGGGGTGTTTCGAGCCTCGAAGCCGTCAGACACAAGCCCGTGACAACACTGTTCTCGGGTCCCGCTGCGGGGGTCGTCGGTGCGAAGACTGTCTCACGTGGCGTCGATGTTGAGGGGATAGTTACCTTCGACATGGGAGGCACCTCTACCGACGTCAGCCTCGTGCGCGGCGGCGAGATAGAGAGATCGACGCGTAACGAGGTCGGCGGACATCCCGTCGGCGTACCCATGGTAGACGTAGAGACGGTCGGCGCAGGTGGAGGAAGTATAGCCTGGATCGACGACGGGGGTGCTCTACGTGTGGGTCCCGAGTCGGCGGGTGCTGATCCGGGACCTGCGTGTTACGGACGCGGCGGCGAGAAGCCGACGGTAACCGACGCCGACGCAGTCCTCGGCTACATACGCGGGAGCCTCGGAGGAGAGGTGAATCTGAGAGCCGACAAGGCACGTGAAGCCGTCGAGAGACTCGCCGATCAGACTCAGATGGACGTCACAGAGACGGCAGCGGGCATCCACAGGGTGGCTAACTCGAACACAGCGAGGGCTGTGAGATCGGCTACCGTCGAGAGGGGACACGACCCGAGAGGGTTCGGCATAGTAGCATACGGAGGCGCGGGACCCATGCACGCAGTCGCGGTCGCCGACGAACTCGGCATCGAGACAGTCGTAGTTCCGAGAGCCGCAGGGGTTCTGTCGGCTTACGGACTCCTCGCGGCTGACGAGAGACACGACGCTGTGAGGAGCCACCTAGTCGGACTCGGCGATGTCGACGTCTCGGAGGTCGAGGCAGTCTACGCCGAGATAGTCGATGACCTCTTAGAAGAGACATCGGGTGACAGAGACGAGGTGCGTATTCAGAGACACGCCGACCTGAGATACGAGGGGCAGAGCTTCGAACTCACTGTCGAGGTCGACGACCCCTTCGACCCCGAGTTAGTGAGACGCAGTTTCGAGGACGAACACGAGAAGAGCTACGGTTACTCTCTCGGAGACGGAGAGGCTGTCGAGGTGGTCAGCCTCAGAGCCGAGTCGGTCGCCAAGAGACGCCGTCCCGATATGGGGGTAGAGGAAGCTGAGGGAGACCCCGTCAAGGACGTCCGTGAGACGTACTTCCCGGGGGACGGATTCGAGGAGACACGTGTATACGACAGAAGCCTTCTGAGTACTCAGGACGAAGTCACGGGAAGAGCCGTCATCGAGGACGACGAGACCACAGTCGTTGTCCCGCCGTCTTGGAAAGCGACTCTCTCGGAGAACGGTAACATAGCCGTCGAGAAGAAGGAGGTGAGTTAGATGCTCGATCCTGTCGAGACCGAGATACTCCGGAACCGTCTCGAAGCCGTAGCCGACGAGATGGGCGACGTCCTCATAAGGTCGTCCTACTCCCCCAACATAAAGGAGCGACACGACTGTTCGACTGCGGTCTTCGACACCGACGGACGTATGGTCGCACAGGCGGAGCACATACCCGTCCATCTCGGAGCGATGCCCGAAGCGGTCGACGCTGTTCTGGAGATGAAACCGTCGCCGGGAGATGTCTTCGCTCTCAACGACCCCTACGCCGGAGGCACACATCTACCCGACATCACCCTCGTATCGCCCGTGACCGTGACCTCAGACGACGAAGACGAGATAATCGGATACGCAGTCTCACGTGCCCACCACGCTGACGTAGGGGGATCGACCCCCGGAAGCATGCCAGCGGGTGCGACCGAGATATACGAGGAGGGACTCCGTATACCTCCCGTACGTCTAGTCTCCGAGGGAGAGACCAACACCGACGTACTCGACCTCATACTCTCGAACGTCCGTAACCCCGACGAGAGGGAGTCCGACCTGAGGGC
This sequence is a window from Candidatus Afararchaeum irisae. Protein-coding genes within it:
- a CDS encoding hydantoinase/oxoprolinase family protein, which codes for MTISSQSDSTETDYSKVGVGVDVGGTFTDTVLVFPDGVVTTKVPTTEDQSRGVVEGIRKACEKAGVDAEEIDRFSHAMTVSVNAVLERDGAETALVTTEGFRDVLGIGRQDRPDLYDLEAEKTPPLVPRERRYEIDERATPEGTEKGVDPDEVRSVTSEIEDDVEAVAVCLLHSYAHPENETRVAEIIKDETGSVRVSSSHEVLAEFREYERASTTALDAYVSPVIDSYLTRLSERTSEIGIPDPEVMQSNGGVSSLEAVRHKPVTTLFSGPAAGVVGAKTVSRGVDVEGIVTFDMGGTSTDVSLVRGGEIERSTRNEVGGHPVGVPMVDVETVGAGGGSIAWIDDGGALRVGPESAGADPGPACYGRGGEKPTVTDADAVLGYIRGSLGGEVNLRADKAREAVERLADQTQMDVTETAAGIHRVANSNTARAVRSATVERGHDPRGFGIVAYGGAGPMHAVAVADELGIETVVVPRAAGVLSAYGLLAADERHDAVRSHLVGLGDVDVSEVEAVYAEIVDDLLEETSGDRDEVRIQRHADLRYEGQSFELTVEVDDPFDPELVRRSFEDEHEKSYGYSLGDGEAVEVVSLRAESVAKRRRPDMGVEEAEGDPVKDVRETYFPGDGFEETRVYDRSLLSTQDEVTGRAVIEDDETTVVVPPSWKATLSENGNIAVEKKEVS